aagtacactatacagatatttttaaagaaaattcagacCTTTTAAAGAAATTCAATATATTGAAAAGCTTGTCTTGaatatagttttattatttaatacacttgttatatttaatatatttcacaAGTTGGGACTCTGTTACCTTCATTATTTGATGATTTTATGTAGAATGGcttcatatatatattacattattatGCATCTATTACATTAGGTTTTCATACTACCACTCAAATGTTCCTTAATTTTAGATAACTCCACCTCTTCCCTGCCCATTGATCCTTCCATTCTAACCTCTCCCATCATCCACAACTATTTATTCTATTATCCTTTCCTAACAAGATCTCTACTCCCACTTCCTTTTTCCATTACTCTATACCTAACTCTTTGGTTCTACAGATTGCAGCTTGGTTATTATTCACTTACTAATAGCTAATATCCATATAAAAGTACATATatgctatatttgtctttctgtgtctgagatACCTCACtaaggaggatttttttttagttctattcATTTACATGCAATTCATTACATGcaatttcatgatgtcacttttaaatagctgagtaatactccattgtgtaaatataacacattttctttatctcctcTTCTGTTGAGgtacatttgggttgtttccattttctggctattatgaatagagcagcaataaacatggttgaacaaatatctctgtggtaggacgaagtatcttttgggtatatgcccaagagtggtataactgaATCTTGAGATAAATTGATTCACATCTTACTGAGAAACtgacacactgatttccatagtggctttttgcattcccatcagcaatggatgagtgttccctttactcTACATCCTTGACAGCATAAGCTGATGCTTATTTTATTGTTCGTAACTCAGACTGGCGTTTGATGAAATcttaaaatagttttgatttgcatttccttggagctaaggatgttgaacatttctttaagtgtttctcagtcatttgagttttctctgttgaaaattctctgtttagatcttccttagagtttctattgtaaagagacaccatgaccatagcaactcatAAAGGAGACATTTAATGGACATGgtagtttacagtttcagaaattcagcccattatcatcatggcgggaagcatggttGTGTGTAGGCAGATGGGGTGTTGGAGTAATAGCTGAGAGTCTTGCATCTTGCAGACAATAGGAAGTCAATTAACACATTGGGCATTATCCTGAGTATAGGAAACaccaaagcctgtccccacagtgacacacttactgcAACAAGGCCGTACCCActtcagcaaagccacacctcctaatagtgccactccctatgggattatgggggccaattataatcaaactaccacaaaatctgtatcccatttttaattatgttatttgttttcttgatatctagtcctttgagttctttctatattctggatattaatcctctatcagatgtgtaaaagtattttcccattctgtaggctgtcactTTATTCTTATGACCCTAATGATGGCATTCTAtgctgtacagaagcttctcagtttcatgaggttccatttattaattgttgatcttagtgcctgtccTAACTggattctgttcagaaagtgttTTTCtgtgccaattagttcaaggCTTTTCCCCATCTAAGAGAAGATGTATCTTTAAGGTTTGGTGTATCTtgctttatgttgaggtctttaatccatgtagacttgagttttgttcaggtgATAAGTATGAATCTATTTATTTGGATTATTCTACATGCAGTTTGACCAGCACTATAtattgaagatgttgtctttttgtgCCCAGAGTcaatttctggcttctttatgaaaACTCAGGTGCCCATAGGTATGTGGCTTTATATTTGCATCttcattattgtttttgaaaatcCTATATATGACTATTGTAATTACATCCTTTTCCACCCATACTCTCTCCACTCCAACCCTTCCCAAGACCTTCTCAAtccctctcaacttcatgaccacctattctttaattattattatgtgtCTAAGAATAACTATTTGGGATTGGAAATCAATCTCTATCAATAGATATCAATATCTATTAGTGGGCTTATCCCTGGAAAAggctgattctccctctcttagtAGCCATTAATTGTCTATATCTCTTCATTTAGGAGCTATCTGAGAATAAGGCCTTCACTAGGCCTTATGAGATATCTCCCATAAATATTGAAATATCATCTGGTCTTGTTTAGGGGGTGATATTGTGAAGAATTCATGGATGTGACTCTGTCATATAAAGAGGGCACTATCTTGTGcagacatcctggtcctctggttctTAGAATCTATTGCCCCTCTCTTTGAACATGTTCTCTGAACCTTGGTGTAGTTATTACTTAGATATATCACTTGAGGACAGGCACCTCATATTTAGTTGTTCTCTATACTTTGACCAactgtattttgaaattttgctGCAAAATGAAGCTTCGTTGAGGGGTAAgagctatacttatctgtggataAGGAAATGTATTCAGAATGCAGTTGGGAATTACACTGGTTTAGGAAAGCAGCTGCAGTAAGTTTTCCTCTAAGGCCCTTGACCTTACCAGCTACAGGTAGTTGACTAGATTTATAGTGACAGGCATGAATTCTCTCTAAGCATTGAGCGGGCATTAAGTCTAATTAGATGGCTATTCATTACCCCTGAGATATAAGTGCTACTTGTGCCACCATGGAATATACCTTACCATTctagtcattgttgtggttcgTGGGCTTTACAGCTAGTTAAAACTTTTAGTTTCCTTACTCCCTTGGCATTTTGGATGCTGTGACAGCTAGGCCTCAGGGAGAAGGCTTCCAGATCAGTTTCAGCTTGTTTCCTCCAAGAtctgtgtctgaagtgtgtggtgtcttcaaaAACCGGGTCTTACCTGCAAATTCTCACACACAAAGTAGGAGAGAATCCTTGCCAACTATACATCTGATAAATGATTGCTAatcagaatatacaaagaacttaaaaagCAGTCAACAAAAAAACTGTCCCATTAAAAATAGACTATGGATCTGAACAccgagttctcaaaagaagacagaCAATTTGCTAAGAAGCATCTTTAAAAGAgctcaatatccttagcaattaagcaaaagcaaattaaaaatactttgagatttcattttccCCTGCTAAGCATGGCTGACAGCAAGTAAACAACAAACAAcagtgctggtgaggatgtgggaaaagggaaacctcattcactgttggtgagaTTACAAACTCTGGGCAGCCGCTATGAAAATCAGGGTGGCAAAGTCTCAAAAAGCTAAAGGCAGATCTACCATATGACCTAGCTATAACTCttggcatattcccaaaggactcaacatcctACCTTACAGTTACTTTCCCAGTATGTTCACTGATGCTCAAAGgtaatggaaacaacctaaatattcTTCTACTTATGAATGTGTAATATGTATACTGAATTccattcagcttttaaaaatgaaattttgaaatttgcagataaatgaataaaaatcatttCCTTTCTTGTGGCCAGACATCACATCACTTGTAATTTCCACTGGTTCATTACCTTGCAGTGCGTTCTTGTTTGGCTCAGAATGAATTTACTCAATTACTTAATGGCAAGGAAATAGACTATATCATCTCttatgtcagtggttctcaacctgtgggtcatgaccatcAGTGACCCTATCATAAGGATTGCTTAGGATCACCATAAAACACAGATGTTCACATTACAATTACAGTTACAGCAGCAAAatcacagctatgaagtagcaacaaaaagtattttatggtttggggtcaccacagcataaggaactatattaaaggcattaagaaggttgacaaccactgtcTTAGTCttagatcatatatatatatatatatatatatatatatatatatatatatatatatatgtttcagtGAGCCACTTGATAATGAAAACAACCATTTCTCTTAACTAATGTAGTGGTAGAAGAAAGACATGAGAACAATTAAACTCAACTGCATGTAATAAATAGAACAATGAATAATTGATGGGTTGGTACGTTGTCACAGCCAGAGGAGATTCAGAAAGCCACCAGTGGTATCGGCAGGGAGCATTTCTGGACAGTAAATGCAAGTGAGATACAGACAGAAGCAGCTCCACTAGTTACAGCTCATAATAAGCATGGTCTTACTCGGCTTTGCTGAGAGTTACTGAAACATGGCTATGGTGATTTGCTGAGAATCAGCTGTGCTGCATATCCATTCTTTTAAGCTCTCAGTTAAGATACAAAGATTGCAGTTTATCAGATAGGACTCAAGAAAGAGGCGTCTTTAGGCCACATTTATTTAACTGCTTTCACAAGTAGAGGCTATAACATCCTGGATGTTTGATTTGTGTTCAAATCTCAAACACCGCTATAGTGAGCTTTGAAATTGTGTTCAAATTATTCTGATTTTcagtttctacacacacacacacacacacacacacacacacacacacacacactaataataataccCACAACATAAGCACTGGTAATACGTTGAATACTTAGCTAATTCTTGTTTGTGTTGATTATTTCAATGAACAATTTCTCAGTATGTCCCTGTGGAGGAGTTAGAGCATGTTATTAACTGTTGACTACTTATGGTCACAAGCATTGCTGATGTGTGCTGTTTTCTAACAGGTACAGCATAAGAGATATGATGCAATTCTTAAGCGTTTGCATTGTCAGATGAGCAAGATTCAGTTAAATAGGAGGAAATGGCAATGGAACATCCAACAACTGGAAAAAACTGCAGCTGACTTAAAAAAGCGCCTTGGAGTGAAAGAAGCCCATGAACTACAGAACAGACCAGCAGCATTGTGGGAAAGAATACCGTGAAGATCCTTTGGTCACTTGTGAACCAGCACCCAGCGGCAAAGGCCTGTCTCAATGGCCGATATTTTCTTTTgtcccccttcctccttcatttTGTTTCAATCTGGCATCTGTTGGTTAAAGTGCCCTCCCTGTCTGTAGTGCCCAGCACTCGATCAACAATAGCCATGCTTGCAGGAAGCTAGTAGAAGAGTGTGGGCACATTCAAATGTTCATCACTCTCCCCAATGCCTGCTTACAACAATGTTGAATTAACTATCCTACAAAGTAAAAGTTTAGAAGAAACAACTGGATTTTCAATTGTTAACTTAAATTGTTGAGCTATTTATAAAATAGTTAtctgttttaaactttttattacttttttacaACTGTCTTTGAAATAGCCCATGAATATTAATATCCATGATAATATCATTATATGTTTAATGCATCAACTATTTTATtaagtttcttcttttctccagTAGGTAGCAatcattttcctttgttattaaataacatattttagAATGTTACATTACATAAGATTTGTGTTTGCTCTTCAGTCTATAAATTCTTTATTCCTGTATTGTGACTAGAATAAAGTTATAGCATCATATAAGGCAGGCATACAATAAAGCTCTTCAAAGAGACACTTTTCTGCATTGAAAGGCAAATTTTTGTCAATGGTAATAAATTGAATGAAAAACACCTCTGAAGATAAAATTGCTCTCTTTCATGCTCTATTGATCACAGCTAcagagaagcaaaaataaaatattaattactaaagatacaattttaaaatattcacttgtatgattaaataatttcaaagaagCAACATtgagaagatattttaaattcatttctcaCCTTCCTATATGCTTACCATTCAGTAAGTGTGTAGCTGATAGGCAACCTGATATTAGTAATCTCATTATGCCTGGTGTTAATAGTCTTAGCATGGTTTAGCATGGCTTACTACAGTTAACACTTCACATGGCTGTTCCTGTAACATAATCAGCTTTGCTCCATGACTCCGGAGTGCTACTACGAATAGAAATGGTTAAACTTACAGACTGGGAGTGCTCATTGTGCTCAGCTTGAGACAAGGTTGAACTAGATGCTGCTTGTCTAGATATATGTTAGCACAATATGCATGTTAAACATCTGGTTTTCCAATCTCTTTCTAAGTTTATAATTGTGATCACTAACAGCTTGAGTTATTGTTTCAGGAAAACAGTGTGAAGGAACAGATACAGGCAGACAATGCTAGGGAATGCAAGCCAACAATCCCACATTACAAAGTATGCTTCAGTGAGGATTGTTAGAGGTTCTTTTCCTATTCCTCTGATAAAATATTACGATAAAAGCAACATCCAGGAGAAAAGGCTAATTTTACTTTATAGTtccaggttacagttcatcataGCAAGCAAGTCAGGGCACCAGGAACTCAATGCAGATGATTGCATTACTTCCACAGTCAAAAGAACAATGGCTACATGCATGAGAATGCTCTGTTTACAGGAtgccctgcctagggaatggagTCACCCTCAgtaggtggatcttcccaccttcAAGTAATTAAGATACCCCCCATCCCCTGCTGTGCTCAGAGGTTTTGAGGTGATTCTAACTTTGTTAAGCTGACAGCCCTAACCATCACAATCAGTTACACCAGAAGCATAGTCAAGAGTAGCTATAACAGTAGTGAATCCCCATGATGTGGGTCAGAGGGAAGAGGATTTAAACCAGTGGCTTTCTTCTAACCCACAGTGCACCTGGTTTTATCTCAAGTTAACACCAACATCAGGCATATTCCTGCTGAAGGTGCCATATCTAGTCTTATAGCTACGCATAGACCCTTATGCTTTGTTTATCTATACAATTCTAGGAAACTGCAGGGGAGTCTAGCCAGGGCTTCCTGGAGACAACTGTCATGATTATAGTTCAAGACCTGAGCTGAAGTCTAGTCAAACTAGAACCAGCCAGCTATGCATttgaaacttcatttttaaatgaagatacaaagcaaataaattaaaGCTACTTGAGATGAGGTGTCATGTTTGAGAAAACAATGATCAGCATATTTTTATAATGATGCATGCTCTTAGTTTCAATTTTATAATAGTTAAATTATGTAAAAAGACATATTGTTCATTTTAATCCTTACAATTATTTCAGATAATGGAGGCTTTCATAGTAATCAAGGATAAACAGGAACTGGGTATGGTAGCTCAAGCTTGTAGTCCTAGCACTAAGAGAGGCTTGAGGCAGGGGTAGTAACAGGAGTTGCAGGCCTTTCTGAGCCACAGAGTGCATTTCAGGCCAACTAGAGCTTTAGGTGGGACTTAGtttcaaatgaacaaacaaacaaataaactagAGAAACAATTCTGCTggtcgattttttttttttttttttttttgtcaacttgacacaaactaggaacatctggaaagaggaaaactcaattgagaaaatgattcCATCATATtgcctataggcaagcctgtgcatcattttcttgattaataattggaGGGctgagcccactgtgggtggtaccaccccttgGTAGGTAGTCCTGAgaggtataagaaagcaggctgagcaagccacggggagagcaaaccagtaagctgTGTTCCCCTATGGCTTGTGCTTTATTTCGTGTCTCTGGGTTTccaccttgagtttctgtcctaacttcccttcatgatgtaagatgaaataaacactctttttcctagttgcttttggttatgctgtttattacagcaatgggaAGCAAGCTAGAACACCAATCAAACTAAAATACCCCTCAAATTTGAAATATAGTAAAATtgatatttcaaaatatcaatagagaattgtgttatttttatttgtgtataacaCATATAGAATTGGTGTTCTACATTAGGCTCTtctctgttactataacaaaatacctgaatcTGCGTGcttgtaaagaaaagaaattcatttagGTCACAATGTTGGTAGCTGAAAGTCTAAACAGCACAGCTCCTGCTCTGGCCATGGATTCCTTACAGTATCCCCTCATCGTGTATGGCATCATGATTGGAACACATACAGAATGACAGATTACATTGTCAAATATCAAGTCAAGGAGCTGCTGGGGATTAATTGGGGTTGGTCCTAGGAGATCTGTATTGATCTCTTCTGAGGGCCTATCACTGAAGAGGTAAGGGCGTACCACTAGGCCTTGTCCCATGAAGTATGCATCACCTCAACATCACCACAGTGAGCACCAAGCTCAACACACAAGCTCTTGGGGGACACATTCAAGTCCCAGACAAACTGTGACAATGTCTTTCTCACAAAGACTTCAATTTTAAACTCGTTTGGGTAAACactcattttataattattttcttctctttagaaGTGCTCTAAGTTCCTGGGGAACCTAAGTTGTTTTGTCAGCAGGGGTGCCATTGTCTgacctccctggcctctgcagaaATGTAATCTACTCCAGCTAGTCTCAAAATCATCTTCTGGTTGTGCTATACCTGTAGTTGCTTGCTGTAGTCATGGTCAAGGTAAATGGTCTATTTTTGACCATGCCTCTTCTAGTCACTTGATTAGTTGTATGATTTTCCCAGAGCACTATGTGTATGCCCAATCACAAAGCCTCATCTCATCTATTCAAGTCTGTCATTGGGTATGCTTGCCAATCTGACTGTAAATTGTTATTCTATCCATGTATTCTTCTACTGCTgctataaatgttttctttgctttgagtGACCCAGCAAATGTTCTGTCTCTCAAAAGCTGTACAATCTTCTAAGCTGTGAACTCTAGATATTATTTCTGTTGTGGACTGTTAAAAATCCTAGGATGAAGCTCAGAACTAGGATGGGAGCTCTTTCTTCTCAGCAGCATCTTCCCTGAGCCTGCTAGGTGCTACTACCTAAATGATCAGAACCAGGCAATCAATGCAAGGaaacagtgggaagaaaaaaCTGTCATTACTACCTCACAAATTAACTTGCAATATATATACTCCAAGAGCGAATTAGAGATGACCAACGTAAAGACATTGGCATTTTCTTGAAAGCCCCATTTTAATAACATTGGAGTTTCTGGATTGTATATTAAAGCCAGTCACCACAGTCATTAAGATGCTTTCATAGCCAATATAAATGACTTGTACATACTATCTTTAGACCAGATCTCTTCCAGGC
The Cricetulus griseus strain 17A/GY chromosome 1 unlocalized genomic scaffold, alternate assembly CriGri-PICRH-1.0 chr1_1, whole genome shotgun sequence genome window above contains:
- the Ccdc122 gene encoding coiled-coil domain-containing protein 122 isoform X2, giving the protein MSEDKARKDEGIPKKAMSKEDTSSLTDAVEQVAKRQQSQTSEIEKHKKVLFQLQVQHKRYDAILKRLHCQMSKIQLNRRKWQWNIQQLEKTAADLKKRLGVKEAHELQNRPAALWERIP